The Acidimicrobiales bacterium genome segment TTCGACGGCTGGCCCAGGACCCGAGCAGGGCGGCCAGGATCGTGGTCACGGCGCCCGTACCCAGTAGCACGAACCGGAGGTCGTCCAGGGTCCGCTCGACCTCGGAGAGGTCGCTGATCGTGTAGTAGTCGGCGTCGAAGGCGACCAGCGGGATGCCGACCACGAACCGTGGCTCGCCCCGGACCCTTGCCAGCATCTGTCCGGAGCGCCGGTCGGCCAGCCGGGCCACCAGCAATTCCGGCAGATCGGCCCGGTCCAGCTCGGGTGCGAGGAGCCAGTCGTCGGCGAGCCGGATGATCCTCTGACCACCTTCGATCCTGGTCAGGGAGTCGACGATGGTGGGGAGGTCCTCGATGGAGGAGTCCGGGGTGAGCTGGTTGGAGAGCCGGGTGGCGTTGCTCACTGCCATGGCCGCAGCGGCGTCCTCCCGGGTGTCGAGCAATTGCTGGCGGGTGAGCAGCAGGGTCATTCCGCCCAGCAGGACCGAGATGAACAGCCCGCCGATGGCGAACATGACCGAGATCTGGGCACCGAGCCCCAGCCGGGTGGTGTCGTCGGTCATCGGCACGTCCAACCCTGCTCAGGTCTGGAGCTTGTAGCCCATGCCACGAACGGTGACCACGTAGCGGGGGTTGGCAGGGTCGGGCTCGATCTTCATGCGCAGGCGCCGGACGTGGACGTCTACGAGGCGACCGTCCCCGAAGTAGTCGTAGCCCCAGACCCGTTCGAGCAGGTCCTCGCGGCTGAGGACGCGGTCGGGGTTTGTGGCCAATTCGAGGAGCAACCTGAACTCGGTCCGTGTGAGGTGGACCTCCTCGCCGCGGTAGCGGACGACACCTGCCTCGGGGAGTACCTCCAGCTGGTCGACCTGGATCTGGGTCGGCCTGTCGGCGTCAGGTCGGATCCGGCGGAGCAGTGCCCGGATTCGGGCTGAGAGCTCCTTGGGATCGAAGGGCTTGCGGAGGTAGTCGTCGGCGCCGGCCTCCAGACCGGCCACCACGTCGTGGCTGTCGGAGCGGGCCGTCACCATGACGATGGGGACGTCACCCAGGCGGCGGATGCTCCGGCAGACCTCGAAGCCGTCCATTCCGGGCAGCATGATGTCGATCAGCACGACGTCGGCCGGCGTACGCGTGAAGGCCTCAAGGGCCTCCTCTCCACTGGCCGTCTCTTCGACGTCCCACCCCTCCTCCTCGAGGGCCAGGCGGACCGCGGTGCGGATCCGCTGGTCGTCCTCGACGGTCAGGATGCGGGTGCTCATGGGGAGATGCTGCCCCATGGAGGGCACCGCTGTCCCATATCGGGCGATCCGGTACGCATCAGGCCACCTCGGCACCCGCGGAGCGGAGGAGGTCGAGGAGTGGTCCGTGCAGGCCTACCGGGGCGGCCACGACCATCTCCCCGGTGGTCGGCTGGCCCTCCAGGTCGGTCACACGTCCACCGGCTTCGGTTACCAGCAGGATGCCGGCCGCACAGTCCCAGGGGTTCAGCCCGCGCTCGAAGTAGGCATCCACCCGGCCGCAGGACACCGAGGCCAGGTCCGTGGCCGCCCCGCCGCAGCGTCGGATGTCGCGGACGTTGCCGATGACGGCCACCAGGGCCTCGGCCTGTCGGCGGCGTCGCCCGGGGTCGTATCCGAAGCCCGTTGCCACCAGGGCCGAGGAGAGGTCGTCGACCTGGTTCACCCGCACCGGCCGACCGTTGCGGGTCGTTCCATGGCCCACCGCGGCACAGAACTCATCCTGCAGGAGGGGGTCGACGACGACCCCGGCGGCCGGTCGGCCATCCACCTCGACGCCGATGGACACTGAGAACCCCGGGTGGCCGTATACGAAATCGGTGGTGCCGTCTATCGGGTCGACCACCCATCGGACGCCGGAGGTTCCGTCGACCCCGGTGCCCTCCTCGCCGAGTACTGAGTCGTTCGGGCGGGCATCCAGGATGCGTTCCACGATCTGCTCCTCGGACCACCGGTCGACCTCGGTGACGAGGTCGGTCACCGTGGTCTTGGTCCCCGAGACGTCGACGGCCCCGGCCAGGCGACGGAGTTCCGGGGCGACGGCCCGGGCTATGTCTAGGGCCAGGTCGCGGAGGGCGGCGGGGTCGGCCATGGAACCTGGTAGGGGTCAGTCGACCGGGTGGTCGTCCCGGGCCGCCTGCTGGAGTTGGCTGGTCCGCCATTCGGACATGGCACGCAGGGCGAGGACGGCGACGATGCCCACCCCGACGGCTGCCAGGCCGGCGCCCAGGACCCCCATGGACCCGGCGAGCGTGGGGCATTCGTCGGCACACTGGAGGTTCGTCACGGAGTGGCCGACCAGCCCGCCGCAGACGCCGGCCACCAGGATGGCCAGGAGCGCCAGCAGCCGGGCCGTCGTCGAGGGTGCCGCCGACGGGACGGAACCGACGGTTCGGGACCGAACGCCGTTCACGGCCCGGAGGCTATCGCCATCCGGAAGGGCAGCCCGGCCGTCGGGAGGCCCTTCACCGGGAGGTGCCAGACTGCGCCGGTGGGTGACGGTGCGGCTCGACGGTGGGACGGAGGCCCAGAGAGCTACCACGTGGTGGGCGGCCTCCTGACGGAGCAGTGCTCGACCCTGCTGGTGGCCAACCGTCGTCGCGACGGTCGTCTGGAGTGGACCCCTCCGGGCGGGGTGGTGGACTACGGCGAGGCGTCGTTGGATGCGCTGTCGCGCGAGGTGGTGGAGGAGACCGGATTGACCGTGGACGGGTGGTCCGAAGCGCTCTACCGGGTGACGGTGGACTTCCCGGACCGTTACATGCTGCTGGGCGTGGAGGTCCACCTGGCCCGTTCATGGCACGGCGACCTGGCCCTGGACGATCCGGACGACATCGTGGAGGACGCCCGCTTCGCGGACCCCGACGAGGCACGCCGGCTCCTGGCGACCGCACCACGGTGGGTCCGCGAGCCAGTCACGGCGTGGATGTCAGGTTTCCTGCCGAAGGATCCGGGCGACGGGGTACCACACTTCGGGTACGTGGCCCGCGGCTCCAATCCATCGGATCTGGTGGTCGAACGCCTCGACGCCGGTGTCGATTGACGGTCTCCGCCGGTGACCCAGCCCACCCCGATCCTCCACGTGGACATGGATGCCTTCTTCGTGTCCGCCGAGTTGGTACGGCGACCGGAGTTGCGTGGCCTTCCGGTGGTGGTGGGCGGCGACGGTGAGCGCGGGGTGGTGGCAGCGGCCTCCTACGAGGCCCGGGCCTACGGGGTGCGCTCGGCCATGCCGTCGACGCGGGCCCGGCGCCTCTGCCCGGACGTGGTGTTCCTCCCGGGTGATCACCGGCACTACGGCGAGGTGAGCCGCCGGGTGATGCTGATCTTCCGTCGCTACACGCCGCTGGTCGAGCCGTTGTCGCTGGACGAGGCGTTCCTGGACGTTTCCGGCGTCGTGCGACTCCACGGGCCACCGACCGAGGTGGCTGCGGCCATCCGAAGCGACGTCCTGGCAGAGGAGGGCCTGGGTTGCAGCGTCGGGATCGCAGCCAACAAGTTCCTGGCCAAACTGGCCAGTGCACAGGCGAAACCGACTGCCGGAATGGACGGCCCGGCTCCCGGTCGTGGAGTCCAGGTGGTGCCGGCCGACGGGATCCGGGAGTTCCTGGATCCGCTGCCGGTGGAGGCCATCTGGGGAGTCGGGCCGCGCACGCTCG includes the following:
- a CDS encoding response regulator transcription factor encodes the protein MSTRILTVEDDQRIRTAVRLALEEEGWDVEETASGEEALEAFTRTPADVVLIDIMLPGMDGFEVCRSIRRLGDVPIVMVTARSDSHDVVAGLEAGADDYLRKPFDPKELSARIRALLRRIRPDADRPTQIQVDQLEVLPEAGVVRYRGEEVHLTRTEFRLLLELATNPDRVLSREDLLERVWGYDYFGDGRLVDVHVRRLRMKIEPDPANPRYVVTVRGMGYKLQT
- a CDS encoding inositol monophosphatase → MADPAALRDLALDIARAVAPELRRLAGAVDVSGTKTTVTDLVTEVDRWSEEQIVERILDARPNDSVLGEEGTGVDGTSGVRWVVDPIDGTTDFVYGHPGFSVSIGVEVDGRPAAGVVVDPLLQDEFCAAVGHGTTRNGRPVRVNQVDDLSSALVATGFGYDPGRRRRQAEALVAVIGNVRDIRRCGGAATDLASVSCGRVDAYFERGLNPWDCAAGILLVTEAGGRVTDLEGQPTTGEMVVAAPVGLHGPLLDLLRSAGAEVA
- a CDS encoding NUDIX hydrolase; amino-acid sequence: MGDGAARRWDGGPESYHVVGGLLTEQCSTLLVANRRRDGRLEWTPPGGVVDYGEASLDALSREVVEETGLTVDGWSEALYRVTVDFPDRYMLLGVEVHLARSWHGDLALDDPDDIVEDARFADPDEARRLLATAPRWVREPVTAWMSGFLPKDPGDGVPHFGYVARGSNPSDLVVERLDAGVD